The following proteins are encoded in a genomic region of Zea mays cultivar B73 chromosome 9, Zm-B73-REFERENCE-NAM-5.0, whole genome shotgun sequence:
- the LOC100191469 gene encoding Acyl-coenzyme A oxidase codes for MDASAEVDHLAAERSAARFDVEAMKVAWAGSRHAVEVGDRMARLVASDPVFRKDNRTMLSRKDLFKDTLRKAAHAWKRIVELRLTEEEAGMLRLYVDQPGYVDLHWGMFVPAIKGQGTEEQQKKWLPMAYKFQIIGCYAQTELGHGSNVQGLETTATFDPKTDEFVIHSPTLTSSKWWPGGLGKASTHAVVYARLITEGKDYGIHGFIVQLRSLEDHSPLPGITLGDIGGKFGSGAYNSMDNGVLRFDHVRIPRDQMLMRLSQVTREGKYVHSDVPKQLLYGTMVFVRQTIVADASKALSRAVCIAVRYSAIRKQFGSQDGGPETKVLDYKTQQSRLFPLLASAYAFRFVGDWLKWLYMDVTQKLEAKDYSTLQEAHACTAGLKAVTTSATADAIEECRKLCGGHGYLNSSGLPELFAVYVPACTYEGDNIVLLLQVARILMKTLSQLTSGKQPVGTMAYMGNVQYLMQCKCAVNTAEDWLNPVAIQEAFEARALRMAVNCAQNIGQAANQEEGFYERSPDLLEAAVAHIQLVIVTKFISKVQQDIPGPGVKEQLQNLCNVYALYILHKHLGDFLATGCITPKQGALANEQLGKLYAQVRPNAVALVDAFNYTDHYLGSVLGRYDGNVYPALYEEAWKDPLNETVVPEGYHEYLRPLLKQQLKLSRL; via the exons ATGGACGCATCGGCGGAGGTGGACCACCTCGCCGCCGAGAGGTCGGCCGCGCGCTTCGATGTCGAGGCGATGAAGGTTGCATGGGCTGGCTCGCGACACGCCGTCGAAGTCGGCGACCGCATGGCCCGACTCGTCGCGTCCGACCCT GTCTTCCGCAAGGATAACAGGACCATGCTCTCCAGGAAGGACTTGTTTAAGGACACTCTAAGAAAGGCAGCCCATGCATGGAAGCGTATTGTGGAACTACGTCTCACAG AGGAGGAAGCAGGTATGCTGAGGCTATACGTCGATCAGCCTGGTTATGTTGATCTGCATTGG GGCATGTTTGTTCCTGCTATAAAAGGTCAAGGTACTGAGGAGCAGCAGAAAAAGTGGTTACCAATGGCTTACAAGTTCCAAATAATTGGGTGCTATGCTCAGACTGAACTCGGTCATGGCTCAAACGTTCAGGGCCTTGAAACAACTGCCACATTTGATCCAAAGACTGATGAGTTTGTCATCCACAGTCCAACTCTGACCTCCAGCAAA TGGTGGCCTGGTGGCTTGGGGAAAGCTTCCACTCATGCAGTGGTGTATGCTCGGCTGATAACTGAAGGAAAGGACTATGGTATACATG GTTTCATTGTGCAACTGCGAAGCTTAGAGGATCACTCCCCTCTTCCTGGTATTACTCTGGGTGATATTGGTGGAAAATTTGGCAGTGGTGCATATAACAGTATGGACAATGGTGTTCTGCGATTTGACCATGTGCGCATACCAAGGGATCAAATGTTGATGAG GCTTTCACAAGTTACAAGGGAGGGGAAATATGTTCATTCAGATGTCCCAAAGCAGCTGCTTTATGGGACAATGGTTTTTGTTCGCCAGACAATAGTCGCAGATGCTTCTAAGGCTTTGTCCCGTGCTGTTTGCATTGCTGTACGATACAGCGCCATCCGAAAGCAGTTTGGCTCTCAAGATGGTGGCCCTGAGACTAAG GTCCTTGATTACAAGACTCAACAAAGCAGACTCTTTCCGTTGCTGGCTTCAGCATATGCATTTAGATTTGTGGGTGACTGGCTGAAGTGGCTATACATGGATGTCACTCAGAAACTGGAAGCTAAAGACTACTCAACACTGCAAGAAGCCCATGCCTGTACTGCTGGTTTGAAGGCTGTGACAACATCTGCAACAGCT GATGCCATTGAAGAATGTAGAAAGCTCTGTGGCGGACATGGTTACCTGAACAGCAGTGGGCTTCCTGAATTGTTTGCTGTCTATGTTCCTGCTTGCACTTATGAAGGAGACAATATTGTTCTGCTTTTGCAG GTTGCAAGGATTCTAATGAAGACCTTATCTCAATTGACATCTGGAAAACAACCTGTTGGTACAATGGCTTACATGGGCAATGTACAATATCTGATGCAATGCAAATGTGCTGTTAACACAG CTGAAGATTGGCTTAACCCTGTTGCCATACAAGAGGCGTTTGAAGCCAGGGCTCTCAGGATGGCAGTAAACTGTGCCCAGAACATAGGCCAAGCAGCAAACCAAGAAGAAG GTTTCTATGAGCGGTCCCCTGATTTGCTAGAGGCTGCAGTAGCTCACATCCAGTTGGTCATTGTAACCAA GTTCATTTCGAAGGTGCAGCAGGACATTCCTGGACCTGGAGTGAAGGAACAGCTCCAGAACCTTTGCAATGTCTATGCCCTCTACATTCTCCACAAGCACCTGGGCGACTTCCTGGCAACCGGGTGCATCACACCCAAGCAGGGAGCGCTGGCAAACGAGCAGCTGGGCAAGCTTTACGCACAG GTGCGTCCAAATGCTGTTGCGCTGGTTGATGCCTTCAACTACACAGACCACTACCTGGGGTCTGTGCTGGGGCGGTACGATGGGAATGTGTACCCAGCGCTGTACGAGGAGGCGTGGAAGGACCCTCTGAACGAGACGGTGGTGCCCGAGGGGTACCACGAGTACCTCCGCCCCTTGCTCAAGCAGCAGCTCAAGCTCTCCAGGCTCTAG